Proteins encoded in a region of the Sphingomonas sp. HMP9 genome:
- a CDS encoding lipopolysaccharide assembly protein LapA domain-containing protein gives MQFLKILFWCLLAFIAAVFTISNWNAVQIQLWGGLIADVNLPLLLLVTFLIGFVPTMLYNHAIRWRLRQRLSTCERELLDLRTPRPEPVVAVPIDGSATRPATPSPIGHPSVVPTTVAPGGAQ, from the coding sequence ATGCAGTTCCTGAAAATCCTGTTCTGGTGCTTGCTGGCGTTCATCGCCGCAGTCTTCACCATCAGCAACTGGAACGCCGTCCAGATCCAGCTCTGGGGTGGGCTGATCGCCGACGTGAACCTGCCGCTATTGCTGCTGGTGACGTTCCTGATCGGGTTCGTGCCGACGATGCTGTACAATCACGCGATCCGGTGGCGGCTGCGCCAGCGGCTCTCGACATGCGAGCGCGAGCTGCTCGACCTGCGCACGCCGCGGCCCGAGCCGGTGGTTGCAGTGCCGATCGATGGGTCCGCCACGCGCCCCGCGACACCGTCGCCGATCGGGCACCCTTCCGTCGTGCCGACCACCGTCGCGCCGGGGGGCGCGCAATGA